Proteins co-encoded in one Gossypium arboreum isolate Shixiya-1 chromosome 11, ASM2569848v2, whole genome shotgun sequence genomic window:
- the LOC108471352 gene encoding putative anthocyanidin reductase, with protein sequence MESKVCVTGAAGYLGSSLVKRLLEKGHIVHATTRNLGDAYKVGLLKSLPNAETRLRLCEADIYNPSEFQAAIEGCQFVVHMATPLQHLSHNSQFKDATEAAVAAVKSIVECSITSGTVKRLIYTASVVASSTLKEDGEGFKDQLDESCWTSHGVAFAYSTDQLMAYASLKAASEKELLRYNGAIEIVSLALGLVGGGTLLSTMPGSVNVLISQVTNNKAVYNTLRFLEELLGKVPILHVEDVCDAHIFCLEKPSINGRFLCATAYLSSAEIASHYRMIFPDIQIPDEFVEKLDRKIVWVSTKLKDAGFEFKCDVKTILEDSINLGLKLGELKLPSSQI encoded by the exons ATGGAGAGTAAGGTGTGCGTGACTGGTGCTGCCGGTTACCTAGGTTCTTCGCTTGTCAAGAGGCTCCTGGAAAAGGGACACATTGTTCACGCAACTACGAGGAATTTGG GAGATGCTTATAAGGTAGGGCTACTTAAAAGCCTCCCAAATGCAGAAACCAGGTTAAGATTGTGTGAAGCTGATATATACAATCCCAGTGAGTTTCAAGCAGCAATTGAAGGTTGTCAATTTGTAGTTCATATGGCCACCCCATTGCAGCACCTGTCCCACAATTCTCAG TTCAAAGATGCAACAGAGGCAGCAGTTGCAGCGGTGAAGAGTATTGTGGAGTGTAGCATTACATCAGGGACTGTGAAGCGACTCATTTACACTGCTTCTGTGGTAGCCTCATCAACTTTGAAAGAAGATGGCGAAGGCTTCAAAGACCAGTTAGACGAATCTTGTTGGACTTCACATGGAGTTGCTTTCGCCTACAGCACCGACCAGTTAATG GCATATGCaagcttgaaagcagcttcggagAAAGAACTGCTGAGGTACAACGGTGCGATAGAAATAGTGAGCCTGGCTCTTGGACTTGTGGGTGGAGGAACGCTTCTCTCCACCATGCCTGGAAGCGTGAACGTGCTGATTTCTCAAGTCACAAATAACAAAGCAGTATACAACACCCTAAGGTTTTTGGAAGAACTGTTGGGGAAAGTTCCCATTTTGCACGTTGAGGATGTCTGCGACGCTCATATTTTTTGCCTCGAGAAGCCATCTATCAATGGCAGATTCCTTTGCGCTACTGCATATTTGAGCTCTGCTGAGATTGCGAGTCACTATCGAATGATATTTCCTGATATCCAGATACCTGATGA GTTTGTGGAGAAGCTGGATAGAAAAATAGTGTGGGTTTCAACTAAGCTGAAAGATGCTGGCTTTGAGTTCAAATGTGATGTCAAAACAATCCTTGAAGATAGTATCAACTTGGGTCTCAAGTTAGGGGAACTTAAACTTCCATCGTCTCAAATCTGA
- the LOC108472609 gene encoding probable WRKY transcription factor 46: protein MKQEALLNELKEGREVTNLLMKHLHLPSSHQTRLVLIEKILGSYENALSILNCNGLVVETKPSLSTMESLPSIDHSSPDKRDVYKKRKTSSGWTEQLRVCSGTSLDNPIDDGFCWRKYGQKAILGSNFPRGYYRCTHRHSQGCLAIKQVQKSNDDPTIFEVKYKGRHTCNQTSHFAATYVSVSTESENEGNYSRKRQHQLEAKQKQAQQAFSSFGSGLMVKTEDLDNREDIFPSFPFPVESEQVKNGSFVEALMENDIMGNISPAFISPATSESNYFSMSPCHMGCFESDLTDIISAPTSVTNSPIGDLDISSLDKLEFDPSFPFDNPEFFY, encoded by the exons ATGAAGCAAGAGGCTCTTTTGAATGAGCTGAAAGAGGGGAGGGAGGTGACGAATCTGCTTATGAAGCATCTTCATCTTCCTTCGTCTCACCAAACACGCCTAGTCTTGATTGAGAAAATACTCGGTTCCTATGAGAACGCACTTTCAATTCTGAACTGCAATGGTCTTGTGGTTGAAACTAAGCCCTCACTTAGCACGATGGAATCCCTTCCTTCCATTGACCATAGCAGCCCTGATAAAAGAGATGTGTATAAAAAGag GAAAACGTCGTCCGGGTGGACCGAACAACTTAGGGTTTGCTCTGGCACCTCATTAGACAATCCAATTGATGATGGATTTTGCTGGCGAAAGTATGGGCAGAAAGCTATTCTTGGATCAAATTTTCCCAG GGGATATTATCGATGCACTCATCGCCACTCACAGGGCTGTTTAGCCATTAAGCAAGTTCAAAAATCAAACGACGACCCTACCATCTTTGAGGTGAAATATAAAGGAAGGCATACTTGCAATCAAACCTCTCACTTTGCTGCTACCTATGTATCAGTGTCAACAGAGTCAGAAAACGAAGGGAACTACTCTCGGAAAAGACAGCACCAGCTTGAAGCGAAACAAAAGCAAGCACAACAAGCCTTTTCGAGTTTCGGATCGGGGCTTATGGTTAAAACAGAGGACTTGGACAATAGGGAGGACATTTTCCCTTCATTTCCATTCCCTGTTGAATCAGAACAAGTTAAAAATGGCTCGTTCGTTGAGGCCCTAATGGAAAACGATATCATGGGAAACATTTCTCCCGCGTTTATATCGCCGGCAACATCTGAATCTAACTATTTTTCGATGTCACCGTGTCACATGGGCTGCTTCGAATCTGATCTTACGGATATAATCTCCGCACCAACTTCGGTTACTAATTCGCCAATTGGAGACCTGGATATCTCATCACTTGATAAATTGGAATTTGATCCAAGCTTCCCATTTGACAACCCTGAATTCTTCTATTGA